The stretch of DNA TACGCCCACACGTGACGCCTTATTTAAAGGGACctgaaaaattgttcatatgAAAAATGTCGATGAAAGTCCTTCTgatctaagataagatcagacaatagggggtcttttacggaccaaatttctgtcagtcgttctgatttctgattggtcgatttcgataaattttgtaaacaaagtcgatttttccagtgttgccaataaaaataaattacgttgggtttgtattgaatttagaaaaaaaatgaatttaattgatattacgatacttagtttagaggaaatgtgaaggaattgtatacacgttttacctaattattttgttactatattttgattgaattgaaaacatttatatatatatatatatatatatatatatatatatatatatatatacatccatttcatgtcaaaccgatatagtgctcctcagatttccatgaaaagtggtagtttctttctttattgcaaaatattagacccgtattttttattttttcgttagggtgaccttttcttattttagggtggtccgaaaaatcattttttttcaactttttcctaaaagtgccttttttaaaaattcataacttttgaatcactgaaccgatttagatgatcgatatatcaaattgaagccaattaaacttttttggaaaaatattaggcttgccaagaaatcgaattttgttttcgtaactattgattgtagttgttttttgttatttttatgttttttgtttttatgtttttatattttatgttttttcttgaaagctgaggatttattacataacatatctcgatatcagataggcttttttgtgtttttgagtgacttttcaaagttaaccggtcgtccgtaaaatcatttttccactcttatccaaaaataattttttgcaaaaatttattacatttgaactactgaactgattgagatgatcgacatattaaattgaagccaataagccaatcttttttgaaaaaatatcacacttaccggaaagataggattctagtcgcataggtctagtctagtcacataagaatattgaacgaagacttaaaacatgttaaatttacaaaataatgactctaaaacgaaaaaaacacctctctagaaccctctttccaagttcaatacttttttcaatattttttctattaaaaatctacctcattggcttcaattagatttattgatcatctgaatcggttcagaggttcaaaagttatgattttttgaaaaagtcatttttgggaaaaagtggaaaaaatgagttttcggacaacactaaaatggaaatggacataagtttagtttaataataatctatttggtttctgatactgatatattttatttctaccatgccatgctcctgctatcaaattttcgtttccttgtttttttgttttctccgctttttaaacgaaaagatataaatttttttataatgtcattccttgttttttcacaatggaataaagtggatggttgtattcctgctcatataataagatagaatgttttggttcagacaatgagaatctgcataacgctgtaacggttgtcagattagatttatttgctaaaaaaaaatcccaaatttgttttggaaacgattatattatagatatgggtatttaaaagacttattttatccttttaaagcatatttttgagattgtctatttgaaaatatgcaataatcattgaattcgcaccaaccaaatgttacgattcattaaaatagaaatttgaaaaatccgatattttataatatttggcagctctggcatcttcatgtcatggcttcgtttttggacgacgaagaagagtaagaagccagttgtctggtcttgtcttagcTTCTGATATTCGAGACGCAGTGGATCGGCCTCGATTGACGATTCAGTATGGGCCTCGGAACTTTCAGAAAACAATACTTGACGAACCCAACTAGACTGTTGGATTTATTTTTCAGGATTACTTTTTCtggtgaacaatttttttttgaaaacacgaTTTACCAgaccagtcattttgactggttATGCAATTTCAATTCAAACTTCCTGCTACATATAATATTTGTTTTCCGAAATGATGTTATGACTTTTGTAGCTATAAGTAGAGAATACATTTTATGAACTTAAAGTAACTTCATATACATTAGTaacaaaaatattgtttgttgtTGACATTTATACCAGTACCAGTCTAAATGACTGGTGCATGTTCCTATGAAGAAATGTATGATTTCGGGAGAATCATGAAACCGTTgcagtagagtagtgcggggcaaaggtgcgcattggccattttgaagcaaacgagcataaaatttcgacagCAGTGTAGACgattgatacattattacaatagcagctcacacataaaaaaaaagatgcatTTCATTAAAGTGGCAACAGTTATGAGGTAAatagagttttgcgatgttttgatctattttttttagttttggagatgacgatttacttacctaaaataactggaaagttcgaaactacactgtcaaggaaaccttcattctatagtagatgatagagcgtattcgtttttgtgaaatagttcaagagctttttttaaaattcgattagttcaaaaattgcttgtggggcaaaggtgcgcagtggctgtggtgcgaaagttcgcaccagagttttgctcagaaaaaaaaatctaaaatgttttcaaccacatttttaacgggacccacaagaagaaaactgatttgaagaaatgcactccagaaatgctcaaatggcccgacagaggctttggGAGGCGGGTcttgaagcgtcggattgcggcagacttcgatatttttgaatcagctctgaggaagaggctcatatcagaaagtgatttacgatttgaattttcttttattgacatttctacttctgctgggatgtgtcagCGAGTACATAGtgcggttcagataggtatttacgagtgagcagtctgaggatctgcaggccactggacaaagctttctatggtatgactctcaaagatttacggcatctggcgtttgattttcgGAAGCCAACAatctccagcacgaattcaaccaagctGCCACACAGGCAGGAAGAGATTTTGATTCTAgtttcatgaggaaccatcgtctgtctctccgaaccccacaacagcacaacgaagcatcagcgctccaaggcaaagcgtcggaatcctcagaaccgaaatccaagatgaggaataaaaataaaaaattgcttaaaaataattcgaaatgaatttcaaatgaaaaatgttttttttttcaccatgCACCATGCATAAACCAttttcaataacggttatgtttcgtttatgtttatgttttcacaataaacttcaaataattattggtttttttcaacaatgagtttcaaataaatttagTGAAgttaactatgtatttataaacttgatctacataaataaaaatgatttggtgtccgttcctcactttttaactcaagaacggagaaacggatttaaacagtcagtatcaagcTGATgggtcttagtctgcatcaggtttatatgtcaaaaaagaaattatatactgcgagtatagattacgtacatagaAGTTTGTTAATAAACAGTTTGTTAATAAacacgaattctgtttcaaatgttggacattttcggatatcttatattgtcagtctcctcccttccaaaaatttccacgtggtatgttcgaccataacacccacttTTCTTCACCCATAAAAAACCATAGAACACGCCCCCTCCTGCCTACTAGACGGTGCCTACACTCtttagtaatgatgcttctcccgcttctgatgataaagcatttatttttggtataagttatctcagaaattcaattcaataagtgcgcacctttgcaCCTATTTGAATTGTccttttgtattaaaataggtatttgtccgATTAgaaacacaactcgagaaatgcttgtactacgtttcgaaggtaatacatatagttacaatttggtaagcaaacggaattttatttgcttttatttcaagagttattggacgacaacagttaggtgcgctcctttgccccgcattactctatatGTAGCGCCAATGCGCCTTTTCGTGGTGTCGCTGGTAGATTACCAGTTCAAAGTgctttcaaaaatgtacacgagcCAACAGTACATGCTAAAAGAAACATCATGAACGGGAATTTAAATAGTGCGTTCCTATTGCTGATTGACAaccatattttgaaacatatacGAATTTGTACAGAGTTAGAAGCCTCTCGGGTTTTGGAGGAAAACTGGACGCACATGGGGCATAAGGAGGGATTACTTTGAAGCTTCAATATTTGTGGAACAACAAGTAAGGACCATCATTTTTCTCTAGCACTATGAGTAGACGAGATTTTACTGAGATTCTGCGATACATTCGTTTCGACAAAAGAAATCAGAATTTAATCCCATTGCTGGTTTCAAATGAGGGGATATTGTATTACAGAATGAAATATACGTTGCGATTTGTTGAATGATTAAATATAATTGTATTGCTTTGAATGAGAGAAACTACAGCATGGACAATTCTTGATACACTCTATGTGATCGAAAAGTGCAGTATAATCGTCCTGATTATTATTAGAACTACAATGGTTTTTCAACAAACATTAAAGCCTTCCAGCTCAATGCTCTACCGAAGAAACCGGCTTTCAATAATTCTAAGCCCACTAATAcctaggggaaaaggggggaatttggaccacttaagcaaatcgcctaatatttccaaaccaatacggtccaaataaaaaatgtcacattgtatactaagctacacttgttttctctcaatcaataatgttttatcattatatcaagctttaaactaccaaatatatcataaaaaaaaaagatttttggacattaaaatttgatgcggggtgatttgaaccatctgtggggtgatttggtccagtgtgtgtttcatcgaaaaaaacatacttatgtttgtgtaaagaattttggaataatgttacaatcagtaacagtgtctgagatcgataccaggtgtcttggccagatttcagaccagaaaaattggattgagaccatctcgaattctgcatggctcctccttcttccaacgttgtctgcccatgctctttttgtaattcagcggcatctggaatcaattagaccaaagaaaaagctcaaatctgtaggaccaattcatcccacaaaaacgtgtccatgtcaccccacacaacatgcaaaaattaaaatgcaactaatttcatttattgttatcaaacttacagtttcgctgcatcaaattgttcctctttagtaggtgaacagaactttattgtacaatacacgaaaagtttgtttaatcagcgggaaaaaccttagaaccacgatcggaaaactcacattttttaacaattaaagtgcttgctgtgttcatgataccatttccttccacctgctgaattttaccaaagtttttttacgttaaggtggccgtacactgtttgcccggaggtcaaatatttgatattttttgacagataaggtttgatttgatatttgtacaaacactattttgtttgccactcttcaattttaaacagtagtaaacaatatcaaacaccgaacatgaaaaaaaatcaactgaaatatccaaggtaacctaaccatgtaccgacaggttcgaagaacagactgaaaaaatattttaggcatccaataattgaatatttgcttgtcgtgtttcgtgtagaatatatttgatcagtacacgttgaccaaattttatctgtcaaaaagagtcaaatatttggcttcggtcaaacagtgtatgagcaccattagttacatacggtttaataatgaaagaagatgacattataaaaaatccaagttgagccgtactttttgagataatgggaTGGTCCatatcaccccgtgttaccctacatccagttcaaataaacaaaattccACACATCGTCCAACGGTATGCTTCGTACTTTGGCATCTTCCTCCATTCCATTGTGCTGCCAATGAGCGAGAAATTGCCCGATAAGCGTTCTGAAGCTGTCCGATCCATGCAGCGATAATTGAAAAAGGGTTCAACAATCAGTCATTCAGTCATTCACGCGttggaataatgaaaacacgTCTCAATCTAGCGCTGCTGGGTCTACTGGTGCTTCGTGCTTCCGCTGGTGTGTTAGATAACCGAGTCGACCAATATGGCTCGGATGCTGCGAAAGGGGTAGATTCGTGCACTGTACCGGATAGTTTGGTCCAGGAGATCAAAGGTTATCAACCGATTGTGAACAAGATAGTTAGCAAGATTGTGGGAGGAGAATTCGCAGGGAAAACATGGGACAGCTTGGCCGAATTGGTGGACACTTTTGGAGCTCGGTTGTCCGGATCCGAGCAGTTGGAGAAGTCGATTGATTACGTACAGGAGCAGATGAAATTGGATGGCTTGGAGAATGTACACACCGAGGATGCCCCAGTACCCCACTGGGTGCGTGGATACGAAAGTGCCCAGCTGGTGGCACCATTTAAGAAGAATTTGCCACTGTTGGGTCTCGGAACGACGGTAGGTACGCCTCGGGGTGGTATTATTGCTGATGTTGTTGCGGTTGAATCTTTCGAAGAGTTTGAGACACTTAAACCGGAGCAGGTCAAAGGGAAGATTGTGGTGTTTGTGCCGCAATGGGAAGGATATGGGAAGACGGTGGTGTATAGAAGCAAGGGAGCATCGGTAGCATCGAGGAAAGGAGCGGTGGCCACCTTAATCAGATCGGTTACGCCGTTTTCGATTGGATCGCCCCACACTGGCGGGCAGGATTATGACGAGGGAGTGAATAAGATTCCATCGGCGTGCATTACAGTAGAGGACGCTGAGATG from Toxorhynchites rutilus septentrionalis strain SRP chromosome 3, ASM2978413v1, whole genome shotgun sequence encodes:
- the LOC129776087 gene encoding carboxypeptidase Q-like, encoding MKTRLNLALLGLLVLRASAGVLDNRVDQYGSDAAKGVDSCTVPDSLVQEIKGYQPIVNKIVSKIVGGEFAGKTWDSLAELVDTFGARLSGSEQLEKSIDYVQEQMKLDGLENVHTEDAPVPHWVRGYESAQLVAPFKKNLPLLGLGTTVGTPRGGIIADVVAVESFEEFETLKPEQVKGKIVVFVPQWEGYGKTVVYRSKGASVASRKGAVATLIRSVTPFSIGSPHTGGQDYDEGVNKIPSACITVEDAEMILRKYRRGETITIHLEMDDRNFEPFVSRNTIGELVGTTYTNSSVVVVSGHLDSWDVGVGAMDDGGGALISWKALTYLKAMGLRPRRTIRAILWTGEELGLWGGKAYKDAHKENEKKEFNFFFESDIGTFEPRGLDFTGNKDAECVFREVVKLMTPLNATQFETPSDGGPDISHWTSRGFPGASLMNKNEKYFWFHHSAGDSMAVEDPKNLDKCTALWAAAAYVIADLSISIPKYVSD